The following are from one region of the Candidatus Poribacteria bacterium genome:
- a CDS encoding ThuA domain-containing protein, with translation MNILMLRHSAGFEHSYLPNAEVTLKEIGAANGWNVTTTHRCDRITAENLENQDILAFATTGNLPFDDDQKEALLSFVRNGKAFFGIHNATDTCYDWPEYGEMLGGYFAGHPWHEEVNVIVEDSDHPSTRMLGSSFKVVDEIYTFKEWDRSKTHVLMRLDNDSIDLSRGNREDHDYALGWCHTYGKGRVMYTALGHPDALWSEKWFHEHITGCIKWAAGLEN, from the coding sequence ATGAACATTCTGATGTTACGCCATTCCGCTGGCTTTGAACATTCCTACTTACCGAATGCAGAGGTTACGCTGAAGGAGATTGGCGCAGCAAACGGTTGGAACGTCACCACAACACACCGATGCGACCGGATTACGGCTGAAAACCTTGAAAATCAAGACATCCTCGCGTTCGCAACGACGGGTAACTTACCCTTTGACGATGACCAAAAAGAAGCACTACTGAGTTTCGTGCGCAACGGAAAAGCGTTTTTCGGCATCCATAACGCAACAGATACATGCTACGATTGGCCCGAATACGGCGAGATGCTCGGTGGCTATTTCGCCGGACATCCGTGGCACGAAGAAGTGAACGTCATCGTTGAAGATAGCGATCATCCATCAACCCGTATGCTGGGGAGCAGCTTTAAAGTTGTTGACGAAATCTATACGTTCAAAGAGTGGGATCGCTCTAAAACACACGTACTGATGCGTTTGGACAATGACTCCATCGATCTCTCCCGCGGTAACCGTGAGGACCACGATTACGCACTCGGCTGGTGCCACACCTACGGAAAGGGACGCGTGATGTACACCGCATTGGGCCACCCCGACGCGCTCTGGAGCGAAAAATGGTTCCACGAACACATCACGGGCTGCATCAAATGGGCAGCCGGATTGGAAAATTAA